From a single Leptidea sinapis chromosome 19, ilLepSina1.1, whole genome shotgun sequence genomic region:
- the LOC126969805 gene encoding syntaxin-16 isoform X1: MKMVSRSLTEVYVLMRNNAIHSRQIFTEQSNDHESVGLMSSNNYDVEGGLELRSERSVPPPWSDSLEEVHYIISRLRTKIAELQSRHELQIRRPALDDSGEQQHIERLATDIGKHFAQAHARVTAIRAQVRCENKTEEKVGANVVLALVTILQDLSITFRMSQSNYLKSITSREERSNAYFDLPNFEELSLQDNLLPGLTSNQTDLLFSLPSTSNYTDDNQHSINQKQLLLMQEENTQMIAEREQEVNKIVRSIVDLNDIFKDLAHMVHEQGSILDRIDYNIEQTEVQVHEGYKQLQRAERFQRKNRKMHCIFILAISIVVMIILLIIVKS, translated from the exons TCAAATGACCATGAGAGTGTTGGGTTAATGAGTTCAAATAACTATGATGTGGAAGGAGGGCTTGAGTTGAGGTCAGAGCGCAGTGTACCCCCACCCTGGAGTGATTCCCTAGAAGaagtacattatataatatcaag ATTACGGACTAAAATAGCTGAACTGCAGTCGCGTCATGAGCTGCAGATCCGGCGACCCGCCCTGGACGACTCTGGAGAACAGCAGCATATTGAGCGTCTTGCCACAGACATAGGCAAGCACTTCGCGCAGGCGCATGCCAGGGTCACCGCCATCAGAGCGCAAGTGAGATGTG aaaataaaacCGAAGAAAAAGTGGGAGCAAATGTCGTATTAGCTCTTGTTACTATATTACAAGATTTAAGTATAACATTTCGAATGTCCCAATCGAACTATTTAAAATCCATCACATCAAGAGAAGAGAGGTCCAATGCATACTTCGACTTACCGAACTTTGAAGAGCTCAGTTTACAGGATAACTTACTACCAGGACTAACAAGTAATCAGACAGATTTATTGTTCTCTTTACCCAGCACATCTAACTACACAGATGACAATCAACATAGTATTAATCAGAAACAATTACTTCTGATGCAAGAAGAGAATACCCAAATGATCGCTGAAAGGGAGcaagaagtaaataaaatagttcGGTCAATTGTAGACttaaatgacatatttaaaGACTTGGCACATATGGTGCACGAACAAGGCAGTATACTTGATagaattgattataatattgaacaGACTGAAGTCCAAGTGCACGAAGGGTATAAGCAGTTGCAGAGAGCCGAAAGATTTCAACGGAAGAACCGTAAGATGCACTGCATTTTCATATTGGCTATTAGTATTGTTGTTATGattatattgttaattattgtaaagAGTTAA
- the LOC126969805 gene encoding syntaxin-16 isoform X2, which yields MKMVSRSLTEVYVLMRNNAIHSRQIFTEQSNDHESVGLMSSNNYDVEGGLELRSERSVPPPWSDSLEEVHYIISRLRTKIAELQSRHELQIRRPALDDSGEQQHIERLATDIGKHFAQAHARVTAIRAQVRCENKTEEKVGANVVLALVTILQDLSITFRMSQSNYLKSITSREERSNAYFDLPNFEELSLQDNLLPGLTSNQTDLLFSLPSTSNYTDDNQHSINQKQLLLMQEENTQMIAEREQEVNKIVRSIVDLNDIFKDLAHMVHEQGSILDRIDYNIEQTEVQVHEGYKQLQRAERFQRKNRTMNEIIVLSVIIL from the exons TCAAATGACCATGAGAGTGTTGGGTTAATGAGTTCAAATAACTATGATGTGGAAGGAGGGCTTGAGTTGAGGTCAGAGCGCAGTGTACCCCCACCCTGGAGTGATTCCCTAGAAGaagtacattatataatatcaag ATTACGGACTAAAATAGCTGAACTGCAGTCGCGTCATGAGCTGCAGATCCGGCGACCCGCCCTGGACGACTCTGGAGAACAGCAGCATATTGAGCGTCTTGCCACAGACATAGGCAAGCACTTCGCGCAGGCGCATGCCAGGGTCACCGCCATCAGAGCGCAAGTGAGATGTG aaaataaaacCGAAGAAAAAGTGGGAGCAAATGTCGTATTAGCTCTTGTTACTATATTACAAGATTTAAGTATAACATTTCGAATGTCCCAATCGAACTATTTAAAATCCATCACATCAAGAGAAGAGAGGTCCAATGCATACTTCGACTTACCGAACTTTGAAGAGCTCAGTTTACAGGATAACTTACTACCAGGACTAACAAGTAATCAGACAGATTTATTGTTCTCTTTACCCAGCACATCTAACTACACAGATGACAATCAACATAGTATTAATCAGAAACAATTACTTCTGATGCAAGAAGAGAATACCCAAATGATCGCTGAAAGGGAGcaagaagtaaataaaatagttcGGTCAATTGTAGACttaaatgacatatttaaaGACTTGGCACATATGGTGCACGAACAAGGCAGTATACTTGATagaattgattataatattgaacaGACTGAAGTCCAAGTGCACGAAGGGTATAAGCAGTTGCAGAGAGCCGAAAGATTTCAACGGAAGAACC gaactatgaatgaaattatcgttctgagcgttattattctatga